In Sporichthya polymorpha DSM 43042, a genomic segment contains:
- a CDS encoding ABC transporter permease: protein MSDPSAVSADLSSSHVGGEVHEESARSLGRDAWDDLRKRPMVIVAVILIAILIVMAAFPGLFTSRGPRDCAPLYAREGPSGDAWFGRDLLGCDVYARTIYGARASVVVGVLAAAMVFIVGVTLGMIAGYFGGFVDTIISRTADVFYGIPFILGAIIVLISLPTGSDTAFWIPVMKVVLALTVLVWPAMGRLMRSSVLQIKQADYVAAARALGASSPRILRTHVLPNAVQPAIVYATVALGAFIGAEATLSYLGVGLRPPVVSWGIDINRATGYMQSSPHMLFFPAVFLSITVLAFIMLGDAVRDALDPKLR, encoded by the coding sequence ATGAGTGACCCGTCCGCAGTCTCGGCCGACCTCAGCTCGTCACACGTCGGGGGTGAGGTTCACGAGGAGTCCGCGCGTTCCCTCGGCCGCGACGCCTGGGACGACCTGCGCAAGCGCCCGATGGTCATCGTCGCGGTCATTCTGATCGCGATCCTGATCGTGATGGCCGCCTTCCCGGGCCTGTTCACCTCTCGCGGCCCCCGCGACTGCGCGCCTCTGTACGCCCGTGAAGGACCGTCAGGTGACGCCTGGTTCGGGCGCGACCTGCTGGGCTGTGACGTGTACGCGCGCACCATCTACGGCGCGCGGGCCTCGGTGGTCGTCGGTGTGCTCGCCGCGGCGATGGTGTTCATCGTCGGGGTCACGCTCGGCATGATCGCCGGGTACTTCGGCGGCTTCGTGGACACCATCATTTCCCGGACCGCCGATGTCTTCTACGGCATTCCGTTCATCCTCGGCGCGATCATCGTGCTGATCTCGCTGCCCACGGGATCCGACACCGCGTTCTGGATACCGGTGATGAAGGTCGTCCTGGCGTTGACCGTCCTCGTCTGGCCGGCGATGGGCCGCCTGATGAGGTCGAGCGTCCTGCAGATCAAACAGGCGGACTACGTCGCCGCGGCGCGGGCGCTGGGAGCCTCCTCGCCACGCATCCTGCGGACGCACGTGCTGCCGAACGCGGTCCAGCCGGCCATCGTCTACGCGACCGTCGCGCTCGGTGCGTTCATCGGCGCCGAGGCCACGTTGTCCTACCTCGGCGTCGGTCTGCGTCCGCCGGTCGTCTCCTGGGGTATCGACATCAACCGCGCCACGGGCTACATGCAGTCGAGTCCGCACATGCTGTTCTTCCCGGCGGTGTTCCTGTCGATCACGGTCCTGGCGTTCATCATGCTCGGCGACGCCGTGCGTGACGCCCTCGACCCGAAGCTGCGCTGA
- a CDS encoding ABC transporter ATP-binding protein: MSTPPGEVVLEVDDLVKHFPIARGVVFKRQIGAVRAVDGVSFELRRGETLGLVGESGCGKSTVAKLLMGLEKPTAGSAIYNGDNIFKLKGEAQRRLRRQIQLVMQDPYSSLNPRMTVADIIGEPFEIHPEVAPKGDRAARVKELLDLVGLNPEHINRYPHQFSGGQRQRIGIARALALRPEIIICDEPVSALDVSIQAQVMNLLEKLQDEFGLSYIFIAHDLSVVRHLSDRVAVMYLGKIVETGSDVEIYEHPTHPYTQALLSAVPVPDPRLRGHRQIIRLEGDVPSPANPPSGCRFRTRCWKAQDICAEQVPELVVRAANHPSACHFAEERNVIPVQD; this comes from the coding sequence ATGAGCACGCCGCCCGGCGAGGTCGTCCTCGAGGTCGACGACCTGGTGAAGCACTTCCCGATCGCGCGGGGAGTGGTGTTCAAGCGGCAGATCGGTGCGGTGCGCGCGGTCGACGGCGTGAGCTTCGAGCTCCGTCGCGGGGAGACGCTCGGCCTGGTCGGCGAGTCCGGCTGCGGGAAGTCGACCGTCGCGAAGCTCCTGATGGGGCTGGAGAAACCGACCGCGGGTTCGGCGATCTACAACGGCGACAACATCTTCAAGCTCAAGGGCGAAGCGCAGCGTCGGTTGCGCCGGCAGATCCAGCTCGTCATGCAGGACCCCTACTCCTCGCTGAACCCCCGGATGACCGTCGCCGACATCATCGGTGAACCGTTCGAGATCCACCCCGAGGTGGCGCCGAAGGGCGACCGGGCGGCCCGGGTCAAGGAACTGCTCGACCTCGTCGGTCTGAACCCGGAGCACATCAACCGCTACCCGCACCAGTTCTCCGGCGGTCAGCGGCAGCGCATCGGGATCGCCCGGGCGCTCGCGCTGCGTCCGGAGATCATCATCTGCGACGAGCCGGTGTCCGCGCTCGACGTCTCGATCCAGGCCCAGGTCATGAACCTGCTCGAGAAACTGCAGGACGAGTTCGGGCTCTCCTACATCTTCATCGCGCACGACCTGTCGGTCGTCCGGCACCTGTCCGACCGCGTTGCGGTCATGTACCTCGGCAAGATCGTCGAGACCGGGTCGGACGTCGAGATCTACGAGCACCCGACCCATCCGTACACGCAAGCCCTGCTCTCCGCCGTTCCCGTGCCCGACCCCAGACTTCGCGGGCACCGGCAGATCATCCGACTCGAGGGCGACGTGCCGAGCCCGGCGAACCCGCCCTCGGGCTGCCGGTTCCGGACCCGGTGCTGGAAGGCGCAGGACATCTGCGCGGAACAGGTCCCGGAACTTGTCGTCCGGGCGGCGAACCATCCGAGTGCCTGTCACTTCGCCGAGGAGCGGAACGTCATCCCGGTCCAGGACTGA
- a CDS encoding inositol-3-phosphate synthase, whose amino-acid sequence MGSVRVAIVGVGNCASSLVQGVEFYKNADPSQRVPGLMHVQFGPYHVGDVEFVAAFDVDAKKVGRDLSEAITASENNTIQFADVPPLGVTVQRGPTHDGLGEYYLEMVDESDEQPVDVVQALKDANVDVLVSYLPVGSEIADKYYAQCCLDAGVAFVNALPVFIASDPVWAQKFSDAGVPIVGDDIKSQVGATITHRVMAKLFEDRGVELLRTYQLNFGGNMDFKNMLERKRLKSKKISKTQSVTSQIPHEMRAEEVHIGPSDHVPWLDDRKWAYVRLEGKSFGDTPLNLEYKLEVWDSPNSAGVIIDAVRAAKIAKDRGIGGPILSASSYFMKSPPEQYSDDECRELVEKFIRGEVER is encoded by the coding sequence ATGGGTTCGGTCCGCGTAGCAATCGTCGGCGTCGGCAACTGCGCCTCGTCGCTGGTCCAGGGCGTCGAGTTCTACAAGAACGCCGACCCCAGCCAGCGGGTCCCTGGCCTGATGCACGTCCAGTTCGGCCCGTACCACGTGGGGGACGTGGAGTTCGTGGCCGCGTTCGACGTGGATGCCAAGAAGGTCGGCCGCGACCTCTCCGAGGCCATCACCGCCTCCGAGAACAACACCATCCAGTTCGCGGACGTGCCGCCGCTGGGTGTCACCGTCCAGCGTGGGCCGACCCACGACGGTCTCGGTGAGTACTACCTCGAGATGGTCGACGAGTCCGACGAGCAGCCGGTGGACGTCGTCCAGGCGCTCAAGGACGCGAACGTCGACGTCCTCGTCTCCTACCTGCCCGTCGGCTCCGAGATCGCCGACAAGTACTACGCGCAGTGCTGCCTCGACGCGGGCGTCGCCTTCGTCAACGCGCTGCCGGTCTTCATCGCCTCCGACCCCGTGTGGGCGCAGAAGTTTTCCGACGCCGGTGTCCCGATCGTCGGCGACGACATCAAGTCCCAGGTGGGCGCGACCATCACGCACCGCGTCATGGCCAAGCTGTTCGAGGACCGCGGCGTCGAGCTGCTGCGCACGTACCAGCTCAACTTCGGCGGCAACATGGACTTCAAGAACATGCTGGAGCGCAAGCGTCTGAAGTCGAAGAAGATCTCGAAGACCCAGTCGGTCACCTCGCAGATCCCGCACGAGATGCGCGCCGAAGAGGTCCACATCGGCCCGTCCGACCACGTGCCGTGGCTCGACGACCGCAAGTGGGCGTACGTCCGCCTTGAGGGCAAGTCCTTCGGTGACACCCCGCTGAATCTGGAGTACAAGCTCGAGGTCTGGGACTCCCCGAACTCGGCCGGCGTCATCATCGACGCGGTCCGCGCGGCGAAGATCGCCAAGGACCGCGGCATCGGCGGCCCGATCCTCTCGGCCTCCTCGTACTTCATGAAGTCGCCGCCGGAGCAGTACAGCGACGACGAGTGCCGCGAGCTGGTGGAGAAGTTCATCCGCGGCGAGGTCGAGCGCTGA
- a CDS encoding peptide ABC transporter substrate-binding protein, with product MTTSRRRETAAAGAAAAVILSGCAGVAEVAGPAAPTAPTGAITVARCPAARPLVPSDTAELCGMRVLDAVTARLVRYDRATGRALNDLAASIATKDAQKFTITLRSNARYSDGTPVRAADFVRAWNRGAYGPNKQANQFLFQPIAGFHKVAGKKPRTKTLSGLKVTGERTFTVKLSRPGSTFPQRLGMLAFAPLPPSFFADNGAAFQRRPVGAGPYRVESGSPSGGFVLSANPGYTGPTPPSVGRVTLRPYTDHSEAWADLLAGDVDLMDEVSLLTPQVYERQLGDRVARAPSMALQMIWFPSPKADRSYGSAKLRRALSLAIDRNAVVRAVWGRGAGAATGWSPPGAFGTDRKGCGPACAYNPKQAKKLFKEAGGHAAPLRISFHAGADHEAWVKAVCRSIQSTLGVTCKPTAVRDFATFRSRVENRKQTGMFRAGWLADYPSLENFLTPQFASGAVVNDGDFSDAKFDTLLAKAARTADPAKANAVYRQAERRLRTLMPAIPLYYPVIAGGWSTDIASASLGVFGIFDLTTIELA from the coding sequence ATGACAACCTCGCGACGCCGTGAGACGGCGGCGGCCGGTGCAGCGGCGGCGGTGATCCTCAGTGGCTGTGCCGGGGTGGCGGAGGTGGCCGGGCCGGCAGCGCCAACCGCACCCACCGGGGCGATCACCGTCGCGAGGTGTCCCGCGGCGCGACCGTTGGTGCCCTCGGACACCGCCGAGTTGTGTGGGATGCGGGTGCTCGACGCGGTCACCGCTCGGCTGGTCCGCTACGACCGGGCGACCGGGCGCGCGCTGAACGACCTCGCCGCGTCCATCGCCACCAAGGATGCGCAGAAGTTCACGATCACCCTGCGCTCGAACGCGCGGTACTCGGACGGGACCCCCGTGCGCGCGGCCGACTTCGTGAGGGCCTGGAACCGCGGCGCCTACGGACCCAACAAGCAGGCGAACCAGTTCCTGTTCCAGCCCATTGCGGGTTTTCACAAGGTGGCGGGGAAGAAGCCGAGGACGAAGACTCTGTCCGGGCTGAAGGTCACCGGCGAGCGCACCTTCACGGTGAAGCTCAGCCGTCCCGGCTCCACGTTCCCGCAGCGGCTCGGGATGCTGGCCTTCGCGCCCCTGCCGCCGTCGTTCTTCGCGGACAACGGCGCTGCGTTTCAGCGGCGCCCGGTCGGGGCCGGTCCGTACCGGGTGGAGTCCGGCAGCCCCTCCGGTGGATTCGTCCTCTCCGCGAATCCCGGTTACACGGGCCCGACCCCGCCGTCGGTGGGTCGGGTGACACTGCGGCCGTACACGGACCACTCCGAGGCGTGGGCCGATCTCCTCGCCGGCGACGTGGATCTGATGGACGAGGTCTCCCTCCTGACCCCGCAGGTCTACGAGCGTCAGCTGGGGGACCGCGTCGCCCGCGCGCCGTCGATGGCGTTGCAGATGATCTGGTTCCCGTCCCCGAAGGCGGACCGGAGTTACGGCAGCGCGAAGCTCCGCCGCGCGTTGTCGCTCGCGATCGACCGGAACGCGGTGGTCCGCGCGGTGTGGGGGCGCGGCGCGGGTGCGGCCACGGGATGGTCGCCGCCGGGAGCGTTCGGTACCGACCGCAAGGGTTGCGGGCCGGCCTGCGCCTACAACCCGAAGCAGGCGAAGAAGCTGTTCAAGGAGGCCGGTGGCCACGCCGCCCCGCTGCGCATCTCCTTCCACGCCGGCGCCGACCACGAGGCGTGGGTCAAGGCCGTGTGCAGGTCCATTCAGAGCACCCTTGGGGTCACCTGCAAGCCGACCGCCGTCCGCGACTTCGCCACGTTCCGGAGCCGGGTCGAGAACCGCAAGCAGACCGGGATGTTCCGCGCCGGCTGGCTCGCTGACTACCCCTCACTGGAGAACTTCCTGACGCCGCAGTTCGCGTCGGGCGCCGTGGTCAACGACGGTGACTTCTCGGACGCCAAGTTCGACACCCTGCTCGCGAAGGCGGCTCGTACGGCCGACCCGGCGAAGGCGAACGCGGTGTACCGACAGGCCGAGCGGCGGCTGCGAACGCTGATGCCTGCCATTCCCCTGTACTACCCGGTGATCGCCGGTGGCTGGTCCACCGACATCGCGTCGGCTTCGCTCGGGGTCTTCGGGATCTTCGACCTGACCACGATCGAGCTGGCATGA
- a CDS encoding PadR family transcriptional regulator, with protein MAKRTGVLEVAVLGLLHESPMHGYELRKRLNTLLGTFRAISYGSLYPCLKGMLRAGWIAEEEPAETEGARPGKRAKIVYKLTADGKEHFAELMAASGPEEWDDDNFGVRFAFFSRTDAAVRLRILEGRRGRLEERMDGFRNAAARTAERVDSYTLELQRHGLESVAREVRWLTELIDTERANPRPAVPPTPSTTTENPK; from the coding sequence ATGGCCAAGCGCACGGGTGTGCTCGAGGTCGCGGTCCTGGGCCTCCTCCACGAGTCCCCGATGCACGGGTACGAGCTGCGGAAGCGATTGAACACGCTGCTCGGCACGTTCCGCGCGATCTCGTACGGCTCGCTCTACCCCTGCCTCAAGGGGATGCTCCGGGCCGGCTGGATCGCGGAGGAGGAGCCCGCCGAGACCGAGGGCGCGCGCCCCGGCAAGCGGGCCAAGATCGTGTACAAGCTGACCGCCGACGGCAAGGAGCACTTCGCCGAGCTGATGGCGGCGAGCGGGCCGGAGGAATGGGACGACGACAACTTCGGCGTCCGCTTTGCCTTCTTCTCGCGCACGGACGCGGCCGTTCGGCTGCGCATCCTCGAGGGGCGACGAGGCCGCCTCGAGGAGCGTATGGACGGCTTCCGCAACGCCGCCGCCCGCACCGCGGAGCGCGTGGACAGTTACACCCTCGAACTCCAGCGCCACGGCCTGGAGTCCGTCGCGCGGGAAGTGCGCTGGCTCACCGAGTTGATCGACACCGAGCGCGCCAACCCCCGCCCGGCCGTCCCACCCACCCCCAGCACCACCACCGAGAATCCGAAGTAA
- a CDS encoding ABC transporter ATP-binding protein yields MAAEQPTEVSFELPSADAPLLAVEDLQVEFRTREGVAKAVNGVTYTVNAGETLAVLGESGSGKSVTAQAIMGILDSPPGFVTGGQVRFRGQNLFELPPEERRQLRGAEMAMIFQDALSSLNPVFTVGWQIGEMFRVHQGMSRKDAKAQAIELMDRVRIPSAKSRVNDYPHQFSGGMRQRVMIAMSIALNPALLIADEPTTALDVTVQAQVMDLLAELQRDMGMGLILITHDLGVVADVADKCAVMYAGRIVEEATVHDLYAAPAHPYTEGLLSSIPRLDMKGQDISVIKGLPPTLTRLPSGCAFHPRCPRKRARCEVDNPPLYEIPGGRGSACHYWEEVRNDNLATP; encoded by the coding sequence GTGGCAGCTGAACAGCCGACCGAGGTCTCCTTCGAACTGCCGTCGGCGGACGCCCCGCTCCTGGCGGTCGAGGACCTGCAGGTGGAGTTCCGTACCCGCGAGGGTGTGGCCAAGGCCGTCAACGGCGTGACCTACACGGTCAACGCCGGCGAGACGCTGGCCGTGCTCGGTGAGTCCGGTTCCGGCAAGAGCGTCACGGCCCAGGCGATCATGGGGATCCTGGACTCTCCCCCGGGTTTCGTGACGGGCGGTCAGGTCCGATTCCGCGGGCAGAACCTCTTCGAACTTCCGCCCGAGGAGCGGCGCCAACTGCGCGGCGCCGAGATGGCGATGATCTTCCAGGACGCGCTGTCCTCGCTGAACCCGGTCTTCACCGTCGGCTGGCAGATCGGCGAGATGTTCCGGGTCCACCAGGGCATGTCGCGCAAGGACGCCAAGGCTCAGGCGATCGAACTGATGGACCGGGTGCGGATCCCGTCCGCCAAGTCCCGCGTCAACGACTATCCGCACCAGTTCTCGGGCGGTATGCGCCAGCGCGTCATGATCGCGATGTCCATCGCGCTGAATCCCGCGCTGCTGATCGCGGACGAGCCGACCACCGCGCTCGACGTCACCGTGCAGGCCCAGGTGATGGACCTGCTCGCCGAGTTGCAGCGCGACATGGGCATGGGCCTGATCCTCATCACGCACGACCTCGGTGTCGTCGCCGACGTCGCAGACAAGTGCGCGGTCATGTACGCGGGCCGCATCGTGGAGGAGGCGACGGTCCACGATCTCTACGCGGCGCCGGCCCACCCCTACACCGAGGGGCTGCTGTCCTCGATCCCGCGGCTCGACATGAAGGGCCAGGACATCTCGGTGATCAAGGGTCTGCCGCCGACCCTTACCCGCCTGCCGAGCGGCTGCGCCTTCCACCCGCGCTGCCCGCGCAAGCGGGCCCGCTGCGAGGTCGACAACCCGCCCCTGTACGAGATCCCCGGTGGCCGCGGCAGCGCCTGCCACTACTGGGAGGAGGTGCGGAATGACAACCTCGCGACGCCGTGA
- a CDS encoding MFS transporter, with product MSFASDFRAVVQHRDFRKLYATRLAGQASDGMFQMALASYVFFSPERQADAGAAAAALATLLLPYTVVGPFAGVYLDRWRRRHVLVRANLVRAGLVGVVAALAWTGVTGAALFATALVAISINRFFLTTLGAALPHVVDRDDLIMANSVSATSGTMASLAGGGLGLALHQSMAGGRGTDAALMLAAVAGYLCSALLARRIERDLLGPDGEVPAMSAGQALRTTALGLASGARHVWARPMARNCLAVLAVQRFCYGTGTIATLLLYRNYFNDPEHGVDAAMRGLGLVFGAAGAGFFVAATITPVITRRIGKPAWIVLALTAAAVFGFALVAPYEPPPLVLGAFLLGIAAQSVKLCVDTIVQESVEDAFRGRVFALADMLFNLAFVGAAAVASLVMPESGKSYALLTAVSIGYALTAVLFLRTALKQPATASAPASAALSPGPG from the coding sequence GTGTCCTTCGCGTCGGACTTCCGTGCGGTGGTGCAGCACCGGGACTTCCGGAAGCTGTACGCCACACGGCTGGCCGGGCAGGCCTCGGACGGCATGTTCCAGATGGCGCTGGCGTCCTACGTCTTCTTCTCCCCGGAGCGGCAAGCCGACGCCGGCGCCGCGGCGGCCGCCCTCGCGACGCTGCTGCTCCCGTACACGGTCGTCGGCCCGTTCGCCGGGGTGTACCTCGACCGGTGGCGCCGCCGGCACGTCCTGGTCCGGGCCAACCTGGTCCGCGCCGGCCTGGTCGGCGTCGTCGCCGCGCTGGCGTGGACCGGCGTCACCGGCGCCGCCCTGTTCGCCACCGCCCTGGTCGCGATCTCGATCAACCGGTTCTTCCTGACCACGCTGGGGGCGGCACTCCCCCACGTCGTCGACCGCGACGACCTGATCATGGCGAACTCGGTCTCGGCGACGTCGGGGACGATGGCCTCCCTCGCCGGCGGCGGGCTCGGGCTCGCGCTGCACCAGAGCATGGCCGGCGGGCGCGGCACCGACGCCGCGCTGATGCTCGCCGCCGTGGCCGGCTACCTGTGCTCGGCGCTGCTGGCCCGCCGGATCGAGCGTGACCTGCTCGGCCCGGACGGCGAGGTCCCCGCGATGTCGGCCGGGCAGGCGCTGCGCACCACGGCGCTCGGGCTCGCGAGCGGGGCCCGGCACGTGTGGGCCCGGCCGATGGCGCGCAACTGTCTCGCCGTCCTTGCGGTGCAGCGGTTCTGTTACGGCACCGGCACGATCGCGACGCTGCTGCTGTACCGCAACTACTTCAACGACCCCGAGCACGGCGTCGACGCCGCCATGCGCGGTCTCGGTCTGGTCTTCGGCGCCGCCGGGGCCGGGTTCTTCGTGGCCGCCACGATCACGCCGGTGATCACGCGCCGGATCGGCAAGCCGGCCTGGATCGTTCTCGCGCTGACGGCGGCCGCGGTCTTCGGCTTCGCGCTCGTCGCGCCCTACGAGCCGCCTCCCCTGGTGCTCGGCGCGTTCCTGCTCGGGATCGCCGCCCAGTCGGTGAAGCTCTGCGTCGACACGATCGTGCAGGAGTCGGTCGAGGACGCCTTCCGCGGCCGGGTGTTCGCCCTTGCCGACATGCTGTTCAACCTCGCGTTCGTCGGCGCTGCCGCGGTCGCTTCGCTCGTGATGCCGGAGTCGGGCAAGTCCTACGCCCTGCTCACCGCCGTCAGCATCGGCTACGCCCTGACCGCCGTGCTGTTCCTCCGCACCGCGCTCAAGCAGCCGGCGACCGCGTCGGCCCCCGCGTCCGCGGCCCTCAGTCCTGGACCGGGATGA
- a CDS encoding MFS transporter, with amino-acid sequence MSSVADLRHVLRHGDFRKLFATRLASQAADGMFQVALASFVFFSPERAGTASSAAATFTVLLLPYTLVGPFAGVFLDRWRRRQVLVGASAARAVVVTGVALIAWQDNTGPVLYVTALVALSINRFYLAALSASMPHVVDRDELIMANSVSVTAGSIAAMLGGGVGLGVGALAGEEHGDPVTMLVTAATYLAASGLATRMGRDLLGPDLADEPPAVREAVRHVAAGLVDGTRHIWHQPPARNALAATTALRFCYALAALAAILLYRNHFNDPGGDGDEAMAELAVVFGAGAVGYFLAAVLTPPVSARIGKPALIVWALVTAGVLGFACGVPYTPALVVAGSFVLGVTTQTVKICVDTIVQESIADAYRGRVFAVYDTVFNLAFLAAAGLGALAMPDSGKSYPLLVGVSIGYLVTAVLYGRSLPRRERTRPEREERNENPMTGSSVSEAATEDPART; translated from the coding sequence GTGTCCTCCGTCGCCGACCTGCGCCACGTGCTGCGGCACGGCGACTTCCGGAAGCTGTTCGCGACCCGGCTGGCCTCCCAGGCCGCCGACGGGATGTTCCAGGTCGCGCTCGCGTCGTTCGTCTTCTTCTCCCCCGAACGGGCCGGGACGGCGAGCTCGGCGGCGGCGACGTTCACGGTCCTGCTGCTGCCGTACACGCTGGTCGGACCGTTCGCCGGGGTGTTCCTCGACCGGTGGCGGCGCCGGCAGGTGCTGGTCGGGGCGTCGGCCGCCCGGGCGGTGGTCGTCACCGGCGTCGCACTGATCGCCTGGCAGGACAACACCGGGCCGGTCCTCTACGTCACCGCCCTGGTCGCGCTCTCGATCAACCGCTTCTACCTGGCGGCGCTGTCGGCCTCGATGCCCCACGTCGTGGACCGCGACGAGCTGATCATGGCGAACTCGGTCAGCGTGACCGCCGGCTCGATTGCCGCGATGCTCGGCGGCGGCGTCGGGCTGGGGGTCGGCGCGCTCGCGGGGGAGGAGCACGGCGACCCGGTCACGATGCTCGTCACCGCGGCGACCTACCTGGCCGCGTCGGGGCTCGCGACCCGGATGGGCCGGGACCTGCTCGGTCCGGACCTCGCCGACGAGCCGCCGGCGGTGCGGGAGGCGGTCCGGCACGTCGCGGCCGGTCTGGTCGACGGCACCCGCCACATCTGGCACCAGCCCCCGGCCCGCAATGCGCTCGCGGCGACCACGGCCCTGCGCTTCTGCTACGCCCTGGCGGCGCTGGCCGCGATCCTGCTCTACCGGAACCACTTCAACGACCCGGGCGGCGACGGGGACGAGGCGATGGCCGAGCTCGCGGTCGTCTTCGGCGCCGGCGCGGTTGGGTACTTCCTCGCCGCGGTGCTGACGCCGCCGGTCAGCGCGCGGATCGGCAAGCCGGCCCTGATCGTCTGGGCCCTCGTGACCGCCGGGGTGCTGGGGTTCGCGTGCGGTGTGCCGTACACGCCGGCGCTCGTGGTCGCCGGGTCGTTCGTGCTCGGTGTCACCACACAGACCGTGAAGATCTGTGTGGACACGATCGTCCAGGAGTCGATCGCCGACGCCTACCGCGGCCGGGTCTTCGCCGTCTACGACACCGTCTTCAACCTGGCCTTCCTCGCCGCGGCCGGCCTCGGCGCCCTCGCGATGCCGGACTCCGGCAAGTCCTACCCGCTCCTGGTCGGGGTCAGCATCGGCTACCTCGTCACCGCCGTGCTCTACGGCCGGAGCCTCCCCCGGCGCGAGCGCACGCGCCCCGAGCGGGAGGAAAGGAACGAAAACCCCATGACAGGTTCTTCGGTGAGCGAAGCCGCCACGGAGGATCCGGCGCGTACCTAG
- a CDS encoding ABC transporter permease, translating to MGRYVLRRLLQMAFVLLGATFLVFAMVYALPGDPLAGKCGERPCSAEYVRAETERLHLNDPLPVQYGHYLKGLAQGDFGTTAAGDDVLEEIKRTYPVTLRLGTIAIIFVAIVGVGAGVLAGVRRNGLFDRFSLAGTLLVISLPIFVIGTTMQYFLGIKLGLFPVTATTGSWGQLIMPGMAVGSLSLAYATRITRTSVAENLRADYVRTARAKGMPERRVVGIHTMRNSMIPIITFLGTEFGGLLGGAIVTEGIFNIPGIGGLVFRGISLREGALVVGVSTFLILIFLLVSLIIDLLYAVLDPRIRYE from the coding sequence ATGGGTCGTTACGTCCTCAGGCGCCTTCTCCAGATGGCGTTCGTCCTACTCGGTGCGACCTTCCTCGTCTTCGCGATGGTCTACGCCCTGCCGGGCGACCCGCTGGCGGGCAAGTGCGGCGAGCGACCCTGCTCGGCGGAGTACGTCCGGGCCGAGACCGAGCGCCTGCACCTCAACGACCCGCTGCCCGTCCAGTACGGCCACTACCTGAAGGGGCTCGCGCAGGGCGACTTCGGGACGACGGCCGCCGGCGACGACGTGCTGGAGGAGATCAAGCGGACCTATCCGGTGACCCTCCGGCTGGGCACGATCGCGATCATCTTCGTCGCGATCGTGGGTGTCGGCGCCGGTGTCCTGGCCGGGGTGCGCCGCAACGGGCTCTTCGACCGGTTCTCGCTCGCGGGCACCCTGTTGGTGATCTCGCTGCCGATCTTCGTCATCGGCACGACCATGCAGTACTTCCTGGGGATCAAGCTGGGCCTGTTCCCGGTGACCGCGACGACCGGGTCCTGGGGGCAGCTGATCATGCCGGGCATGGCGGTGGGTTCCCTGTCGCTCGCGTATGCCACCCGAATAACCAGGACCAGCGTCGCGGAGAACCTCCGCGCGGACTACGTCCGCACCGCGAGAGCGAAAGGCATGCCGGAGCGCCGCGTCGTCGGCATCCACACCATGCGGAACTCGATGATCCCGATCATCACCTTCCTCGGCACGGAGTTCGGTGGCCTGCTCGGCGGGGCGATCGTGACCGAGGGCATCTTCAACATCCCCGGCATCGGTGGCCTCGTGTTCCGCGGCATCTCGCTGCGGGAAGGGGCGCTGGTCGTCGGCGTCTCGACCTTCCTGATCCTGATCTTCCTCCTGGTCAGCCTGATCATCGACCTCCTGTACGCCGTCCTCGACCCGAGGATTCGTTATGAGTGA